In Blastocatellia bacterium, the sequence CTCCCCCTATATCACGACCGGCACTCTCTCAAGGGGCAGAACCGCCACCGGCGCAACAAGCAGGTGACGAGCAGTCGGGCGCGCCCAAAACGCAGGCCGTGAAAGTGACGCTCACCAAAGATGGTTACAAGCCAGCGAGCGTCACCGTCCGCAAAGGCGTTCCCGTCCGCCTGACCTTTGTGCGCCAGGTCGAACAAACCTGCGGCACGGAGGTGGTGATCCCTGCCCTCAACGTCAAGCGTGAACTTGCCTTGAATGAGCCTGTGGTTGTGGAATTCACGCCGGACAAGCCGGGAGAGATCGGCTTCGCCTGCGGCATGAATATGCTGCACGGCAAGATCGTCGTGCGGGAGAAATGAATAAGCAATGATGCCAATCCGACGACTTATTCTTTTGTCAGTGACCCTGGCAACGCTGATGATCCCAGGCGTGCTGGTGGCCGCGTCGCAAGAGCCTGCCGCCGCCTCTGCCCGCCAGCAAGGACAGCCGGTCCGGCAGGAATCCTCGCCCGTCCGGCTTGCGACCGAACTGGTGTCGCTGAATGTCGCCGTGACCGATCACAGCGGACGGGCCATCACCGGGCTTGAGAAAGCAGATTTCAAGGTCTACGAGAACGGCGTCGAGCAGCCGCTCAACTTCTTCAGCACCGACGAGTCGCCGGTGAGTTGGGGCCTCGTCCTCGACCGCAGTCGCAGTATGGAGGGGATGATCAAGGAGGTTTACCGGGCCGCCCTCCATGCGGTTGAGCAGGGAACTGCAGACGACGATATGTTTATCGTCGCCTTCAATGATCAGGCGGACCTTCTCTGTGACTTCACTTCTGATCGCGACAAGCTGGAAAGTGCCATCCGCGGCCTGCGCGCTGTAGGGAATACCGCCCTGTACGACGCCGTGGCTCTGGCGCTCGATCACCTCCAGCGCGGCAGGCATAAAAAGAAGGTGCTCGTCGTCATCACCGATGGCGAAGACAACCGCAGCCGGCTCAATTTCCGCCAGCTCGTCGAACGGGCCAGGGAAGCAGACGTGTTGATCTACACGGTCGGCCTGTTCGGCCCGATGGTCGGTATGCAGGGGATCGCTGCGCGTGACGAATTGAAAAAGCTCGCTCAAGTGACCGGCGCTTTCGCGCATTTTCCGAGTGATCCCGAGAAATGTCGAATGACGATGATGGCGATTGCCAGTGAGGTCAGCCGCCAGTACAGCCTCGGTTACTACCCGACCGACCCGACGCGCGACGGCAAATGGCGCAAGCTCCGCATTGCGGTTGCCCAGCCAGGCGGCGAGGCCAACTACGCGACGCGGACGCGCAGTGGCTATTACGCGCCTGGTCGCAAGCTGAAATGAGATCGCCCTGGCAGTGGCTCTATAGTTCGGGCTTGCCGGCGTTCTTATCCGGCGGGCCAATCTGTTGACATCGCGTCTTGACCCGGCAGTCAAGTGGCGGGCGGAGACGCTCTAATTCCAATTTCAGGAGGGAAGAAAGATGAAACGTTTGATGAGATTCGCATTGATGTTGGTCGTAGTGGCCATGGTTTCTCTTGCTGCGGCGCGGGCTGACGACAAAGGGGGAGATAAGACCATCGTTGGCTACATCAGCGACAGCATGTGTGGCCTGAGTCATTCAAGGATGAACATGGGTGATGATAAAGAATGCACGCTCAAGTGTGTCGAAGGCGGCGCGAAGGTTGTCCTCGCCGACCGCGATCACAAGGTGGTTTATACGTTCGATGCGGCGGCGCAGGAAAAGGCCCGCGAGTTTGCGGGCCAGAAGGTGCAGGTGACCGGTCAGGTGGACGCCAAAGCCAAGACCATCCATGTGACCAAAATCGAAGCGGCAAAATAATCATCTGGCTTTCGTAGCCGCTGTATTCACACGCCCGGTGTTGCCGGCTGACGATGGCATTGCCTGATGATCTTTCAGAAGAGTCTCAGGTAGCCATCATCAGCCGACCATCGCATGACTGGGCAACGTCTTCATTAGAGCGCGGGCGCTACTGTTGAGCAGTTGCAATATGTAAGGTGAGGTGCCGAATGCCAGGTCCGAGGCGACTATTCACTGTCACGCACTTCGAACGCATCGCGGATCGCCGCGCGCTGCAAGCGGTGGAACGTCTGCGCCAGGGTTTCAGGTGTGTGGGGACGGCGCTTCTCCAGCCACCAATGCACCAGCGCGATCAGCGCCCCAGCCAGATAGTTCGCCAACACGTCGAGCGGGACGGCACTGTCGGCTCCGGCAAAGAC encodes:
- a CDS encoding VWA domain-containing protein; amino-acid sequence: MLVAASQEPAAASARQQGQPVRQESSPVRLATELVSLNVAVTDHSGRAITGLEKADFKVYENGVEQPLNFFSTDESPVSWGLVLDRSRSMEGMIKEVYRAALHAVEQGTADDDMFIVAFNDQADLLCDFTSDRDKLESAIRGLRAVGNTALYDAVALALDHLQRGRHKKKVLVVITDGEDNRSRLNFRQLVERAREADVLIYTVGLFGPMVGMQGIAARDELKKLAQVTGAFAHFPSDPEKCRMTMMAIASEVSRQYSLGYYPTDPTRDGKWRKLRIAVAQPGGEANYATRTRSGYYAPGRKLK